In Trichoderma breve strain T069 chromosome 4, whole genome shotgun sequence, the following proteins share a genomic window:
- a CDS encoding major facilitator superfamily domain-containing protein, with amino-acid sequence MSTTESISDSTIAEPMTIPIDKISSRVENKEVAEVAEISEKTEGDVRPIKGFRWILVCISLYITCFLYGLDTTIAADVQGSVVEALGHIEQLAWIGAGFPLGSVAVIVPLTAAFTNFNLKWTFIVTVIIFEVGSVLCGAAPNMNAMIIGRVIAGMGGTGIYLGCLNYFSSLTTPKERGTYITLIGFCWGIGAVLGPVVGVIGGALTPIYLFLLPPLHPVKGVSIRTRLLRLDFVGFILGAAVWATFALALTMAGGQWPWNDGRTIAMFVVFGVLVIGYALQQRFCIFTTPETRSFPIKLLFTRTHLLLYVAMSANSATMFVFLYFFPIYFQFVHNDTALEAAVRLLPYVIITVTFNLAAGRLLSKVKRYMPIYVISGVFLTIGGSFMVAYLKPSTSISVIYGLSVLNAVGTGLTLQIGYAVASLVVDPKDIGDAISLQNFSQIGSNLISLVIAGQIFQSVAVRNLEKSTLFQQLSGELRNQAVHAITQAIQQALILLPVGGGVILLAALIMKRERLFGEIVVVGA; translated from the exons atgtcaACTACAGAATCAATTAGTGACTCTACGATTGCCGAGCCAATGACCATTCCGATCGACAAGATCTCGAGCCGAGTTGAAAACAAAGAGGTAGCAGAGGTTGCAGAGATATCAGAAAAGACTGAAGGAGATGTTCGCCCGATCAAAGGCTTTCGTTGGATTCTTGTATGCATCTCGCTATACATCACCTGCTTCCTCTATGGCCTTGATACAACAATCGCAGCGGATGTTCAGGGGTCTGTAGTTGAAGCACTCGGACACATAGAACAGCTCGCTTGGATAGGGGCCGGCTTTCCACTTGGATCCGTTGCAGTTATCGTACCGCTCACGGCTGCCTTTACCAACTTTAATCTAAAATGGACGTTCATTGTCacagtcatcatcttcgaAGTTGGTTCTGTTCTCTGCGGTGCGGCTCCGAATATGAACGCCATGATTATCGGTCGAGTCATTGCTGGAATGGGCGGAACCGGTATCTATCTTGGTTGCCTCAACTATTTTTCATCTTTAACAACTCCCAAAGAACGTGGGACTTACATTACCCTGATTGGATTTTGTTGGGGCATCGGGGCAGTTCTTGGTCCAGTTGTCGGTG TGATAGGTGGTGCTTTAACACCTATCTATCTTTTCCTATTACCACCACTGCATCCTGTCAAAGGTGTCTCAATCCGAACTAGACTTTTACGTCTTGACTTCGTCGGATTCATCCTCGGAGCAGCTGTGTGGGCGACATTTGCACTAGCACTAACAATGGCTGGTGGACAATGGCCATGGAATGATGGAAGAACTATCGCCATGTTCGTCGTATTTGGCGTTTTGGTGATTGGATATGCCTTACAACAACGCTTTTGCATATTCACCACCCCAGAGACGCGTTCGTTCCCCATAAAGCTACTCTTCACCCGCACTCACTTGTTGCTATATGTGGCCATGTCGGCTAATAGCGCAACAatgtttgtttttctttatttcttccCTATATACTTCCAATTTGTTCACAATGATACGGCCTTGGAAGCTGCTGTCCGCCTATTACCATATGTCATCATCACAGTGACATTCAACCTCGCAGCCGGCCGTCTACTATCCAAGGTGAAACGATATATGCCTATATATGTCATTTCGGGAGTCTTCTTGACGATTGGTGGCTCATTTATGGTTGCTTACCTGAAGCCATCGACTTCCATATCTGTCATTTATGGCCTGTCCGTGCTTAATGCTGTCGGTACTGGTCTCACTCTTCAGATTGGCTATGCCGTTGCATCCCTTGTTGTGGACCCGAAGGATATTGGAGACGCCATTAGCCTGCAAAATTTTTCACAAATTGGTTCAAATCTTATCTCGCTCGTTATTGCCGGCCAAATATTTCAATCGGTTGCTGTCAGAAACCTGGAAAAA AGCACATTGTTTCAGCAGCTCAGCGGCGAGCTGCGTAACCAAGCTGTTCACGCAATCACTCAGGCCATTCAGCAGGCTCTAATCTTGCTGCCAGTGGGAGGTGGTGTCATACTACTGGCAGCACTAATCATGAAACGAGAGCGTCTCTTTGGAGAAATTGTAGTCGTTGGAGCATAG
- a CDS encoding phosphoenolpyruvate phosphomutase domain-containing protein, translated as MAAVQNALAKSFKALHTSGTPLIFANIYDAVSARAVASLPSAKALATASYAVAEAAGLKDDTLTRTVNVTAARNIASAIKEFGKPLSVDFQDGYGDELEDGVTELLKAGVVGINLEDYNGSAKKFYSISEAADRVKRVLNTASAFGVPDFVVNARCDTLVHGGNLEEVIERGQAYLAAGATSVFVWGAGRGVSRDEVVRLVKEFEGRLNVLLNLSGGLTTKELAAIGVARISIGPTLQIGAMAKLQKDAEAILAI; from the coding sequence ATGGCAGCTGTTCAAAACGCCCTCGCTAAGAGCTTCAAGGCTCTACACACCTCTGGAACCCCCCTCATCTTTGCAAATATCTACGATGCAGTATCTGCACGGGCTGTAGCTTCTTTGCCTAGCGCAAAAGCCCTTGCTACTGCCAGCTATGCAGTTGCAGAAGCCGCAGGTCTCAAGGACGACACGTTGACGCGGACCGTTAATGTCACAGCAGCTAGAAATATTGCTTCAGCCATTAAGGAGTTTGGAAAGCCTTTGTCAGTTGACTTCCAAGACGGATAcggtgatgagcttgaggacGGCGTAACGGAACTTCTTAAGGCTGGCGTTGTCGGCATTAATCTAGAGGACTATAACGGGAGCGCAAAGAAATTCTACAGCATCTCTGAGGCGGCAGATCGAGTTAAGAGAGTGCTGAATACCGCCAGCGCCTTTGGAGTACCCGATTTCGTTGTTAATGCGCGATGCGATACTCTGGTCCATGGCGGAAACCTGGAAGAAGTAATTGAAAGAGGCCAGGCATATCTTGCTGCCGGCGCCACCAGTGTGTTTGTGTGGGGTGCAGGCCGTGGTGTTTCGCGCGATGAAGTCGTTCGACTTGTCAAGGAGTTTGAAGGAAGACTGAACGTCTTGTTGAACCTCTCTGGTGGATTAACCACAAAGGAATTGGCCGCCATTGGAGTTGCAAGAATTAGCATTGGGCCGACTTTGCAGATTGGTGCTATGGCAAAACTGCAAAAGGACGCTGAAGCAATCTTGGCAATTTGA
- a CDS encoding alcohol dehydrogenase groES-like domain-containing protein encodes MPSFKVYKGSASDGIQETNTTKPDLTGDQVLVKITASGLCGTDLHYKAADMVLGHEGAGVVQQIGPGVKTLKLGDRVGWGYQANSCGLCEQCLSGNDEYCPDREIYGVANLDQGSFAEAVVWREAFLFKIPDNITDNDAAPLMCGGATVWNALHKYGLSSTSTIGVIGVGGLGHLAIQFASNMGMNVVVLSTNESKRDEALSLGANSFAITNGKEAINIGATKLDALLVTASVDMEWDAYLPLLKPQAMIIPLTIHFGNFSIPQYPLLGFGYRIQGTVISSRGELKKMLEFASRNDVRPVTMLFPLNKAGIEGSIKTLSDGKMRYRGVLVAQ; translated from the coding sequence ATGCCTTCGTTCAAAGTTTACAAGGGCTCAGCCTCAGACGGAATTCAAGAGACGAACACAACTAAGCCCGATTTGACGGGTGATCAAGTATTGGTCAAAATTACAGCATCTGGTCTATGCGGAACAGATTTACACTACAAAGCTGCTGATATGGTCCTCGGACATGAAGGAGCCGGTGTTGTTCAACAAATTGGTCCAGGCGTAAAGACTCTTAAACTAGGCGACCGAGTCGGATGGGGATATCAGGCAAATTCTTGTGGCCTGTGTGAACAATGCTTAAGCGGCAATGACGAATATTGCCCTGACCGAGAAATTTACGGAGTTGCGAACTTGGATCAAGGCAGTTTTGCCGAGGCAGTTGTATGGAGGGAGGCTTTCCTGTTCAAAATCCCAGACAATATTACCGACAATGATGCCGCTCCTCTAATGTGCGGTGGCGCAACCGTTTGGAACGCCCTGCATAAATATGGCCTCTCATCTACTTCTACAATCGGAGTTATTGGTGTTGGTGGATTGGGTCACCTGGCTATTCAATTCGCCTCAAATATGGGCATGAATGTTGTAGTTCTATCGACCAACGAATCTAAGAGGGATGAAGCTTTAAGCTTAGGTGCCAACAGCTTTGCGATCACGAacggcaaagaagccatcaacatTGGCGCCACAAAATTGGATGCACTTCTCGTCACAGCATCGGTTGATATGGAGTGGGACGCttatcttcctcttctcaagCCTCAAGCCATGATCATTCCTCTGACTATTCACTTTGGCAACTTTTCCATACCTCAATATCCGTTGCTTGGATTCGGCTACCGAATTCAGGGTACTGTCATTTCCTCTAGGGGagaattgaagaagatgttggaaTTCGCTTCAAGGAACGACGTCCGACCGGTAACAATGCTTTTCCCATTAAACAAGGCCGGCATTGAAGGTTCCATCAAAACACTAAGCGATGGAAAGATGAGATACCGCGGAGTGTTGGTTGCTCAATAA